In a single window of the Phycisphaerales bacterium genome:
- a CDS encoding ferredoxin--NADP reductase produces MSNLETPPAPGTHDTMDTDPTNATLIERVDLTDTLSIVKVRPDSGRMPPFKPGQFFRLGLPKPLAEQTSIPRGGRPPRIRMTRRAYSIASSPKQSDYAEFFVVRIDEGSLTPRLWEIEVGGRLWMEEQAKGEFTMDVAPPDKDLVMVSTGTGIAPFISMLRTFHGENRWRRFVLIHGARYVGDLGYREEIARYVRGDERVRYIPLITREPADVPFEGLRGRVQAALEPATYERLVGAPLTPAECHVFLCGNPEMIDGVQVLLETRGFITDSREGPGNLHFERYW; encoded by the coding sequence ATGTCGAACCTAGAGACGCCGCCCGCGCCGGGTACCCATGACACCATGGACACGGATCCCACGAACGCCACACTCATTGAGCGCGTCGACCTGACCGACACACTCAGCATTGTGAAAGTCCGCCCGGACTCCGGCCGCATGCCGCCCTTCAAGCCCGGTCAGTTTTTCCGCCTGGGACTACCCAAGCCGCTCGCGGAGCAGACGAGCATCCCGCGGGGGGGGCGCCCGCCCCGGATTCGGATGACCCGTCGTGCCTACTCGATCGCCTCGTCCCCGAAACAAAGCGATTATGCCGAGTTCTTCGTGGTACGGATCGACGAGGGCTCCCTCACGCCCCGGCTGTGGGAGATCGAGGTTGGCGGCCGGCTCTGGATGGAGGAGCAGGCCAAGGGTGAGTTCACGATGGATGTCGCGCCGCCGGACAAGGACCTGGTCATGGTCTCGACCGGTACGGGCATCGCTCCCTTCATCTCGATGCTGCGGACGTTCCACGGTGAAAATCGCTGGCGGCGCTTCGTGCTCATCCACGGTGCCCGGTACGTCGGCGACCTCGGTTATCGGGAGGAAATCGCCCGGTACGTGCGCGGCGATGAGCGCGTCCGTTACATCCCGCTCATCACGCGCGAGCCGGCCGACGTCCCGTTCGAGGGACTCCGCGGGCGCGTGCAGGCGGCGCTCGAGCCCGCGACCTACGAGCGCCTAGTCGGTGCCCCGCTAACCCCGGCCGAGTGTCACGTCTTCCTCTGCGGCAACCCGGAGATGATCGACGGTGTGCAGGTGCTGCTCGAAACGCGGGGCTTCATCACCGACAGCCGTGAAGGCCCAGGCAATCTGCACTTTGAACGGTACTGGTGA
- a CDS encoding PD40 domain-containing protein gives MRTPNRTWLLTGLLGVLALGGTGLLLAATRTQPTPAASDTHDESLWFRNVRQLTSKEMGFERAGEAYFSADGRKICFQAYPLGKEDYQIYIMNLDGSDLKMISTGAGATTCAYFHPSGEKVLFASNHEDLRPPADFEPMRPRGEERGAGHDSAGERPAGHPGGGASDDAAPAQERPRHGGGGAASRGYAWRYYPGMQIYEYTLATGELKRLTNTDAYDAEGSYSPCGKYIVFSSFRDGDQEIYIMDADGNNPRRVTNTPGGDGGPFFSPDGKRIVYRSDRTGSGNLQIFVNRFAGDDERAVTDNRTFHWCPFWHPSNKWLIYTHADHRGRPNFDLYLVRDDGSERYRVTSQPDFDGLPVFSPDGRYLMWTSKREGVETPQLFIAEFLGLTPDGELRVRQQSEPARP, from the coding sequence ATGCGTACTCCAAACCGTACTTGGTTGCTGACGGGGTTGCTGGGTGTTCTGGCACTGGGAGGCACGGGCCTGCTCCTAGCCGCAACCCGCACCCAGCCGACCCCCGCTGCCAGTGATACTCACGACGAGTCCCTGTGGTTCCGCAATGTGCGGCAACTGACGAGCAAGGAAATGGGCTTTGAGCGCGCCGGCGAGGCCTATTTCTCCGCCGACGGCCGGAAGATCTGTTTCCAGGCCTATCCGCTCGGCAAGGAAGACTACCAGATTTACATCATGAACCTGGACGGCTCCGACCTGAAGATGATCAGCACGGGCGCGGGCGCCACCACCTGTGCCTACTTCCACCCCAGCGGCGAGAAAGTCTTGTTTGCTTCAAACCATGAGGACCTGCGCCCGCCGGCCGACTTTGAGCCAATGAGGCCGCGCGGGGAAGAGCGCGGTGCGGGCCACGACAGCGCCGGCGAGCGGCCCGCCGGACACCCCGGTGGCGGCGCATCGGATGACGCCGCCCCCGCCCAGGAACGCCCCCGCCACGGTGGTGGCGGGGCGGCCAGCCGCGGCTACGCCTGGCGCTACTACCCCGGCATGCAGATCTATGAGTACACCCTTGCGACCGGTGAATTGAAGCGGCTCACGAACACGGATGCGTATGACGCCGAGGGCTCTTACTCGCCCTGTGGCAAGTACATCGTGTTCAGTTCCTTCCGTGACGGCGATCAGGAAATCTACATCATGGATGCCGACGGGAACAATCCGCGACGGGTTACGAATACGCCCGGTGGCGATGGCGGCCCTTTCTTCAGCCCGGACGGCAAGCGCATCGTCTACCGTTCGGACCGGACGGGTTCCGGCAACCTGCAGATCTTCGTCAATCGCTTCGCCGGCGACGACGAGCGCGCTGTCACCGACAACCGGACGTTCCATTGGTGCCCGTTCTGGCACCCGTCCAACAAGTGGCTGATCTACACGCACGCCGATCACCGCGGTCGGCCGAACTTCGACCTGTACCTCGTCCGCGATGATGGTTCCGAGCGTTACCGGGTGACGTCACAGCCCGATTTCGACGGGCTGCCGGTGTTCTCCCCGGACGGTCGCTATTTGATGTGGACGTCGAAACGCGAGGGGGTCGAGACGCCACAACTCTTTATCGCGGAGTTCCTCGGCCTGACCCCGGACGGCGAGCTGCGGGTCCGCCAACAGTCCGAACCGGCGCGGCCGTAA
- a CDS encoding prepilin-type N-terminal cleavage/methylation domain-containing protein, translating into MSNHACSTVTGTAGAGVLRQVAGGRCARGLKAFTLIELLVVVAIIALLISLLLPSMQNARRQAQAVACGANTSQLALALRMYVNEHKGWLPQSHSPESVYGDSVGSTWSEAAWGVPKRNLWFYLLTPAYFGDPRALICPGDPFRATFDFEERNEAGMHACGYGMSYFFRHAGSHLMNTERYSPQRPANTILLAEVGPDDVQEITLLMGAVTGQEAARAWRDGGRLLWDDGNRPWYAGPTWLTARHNGAINMLSLDGAVRRVSTVRALQSPILQRHNDCFGRAVVGGQSTFVCPLCWGSLPGFGQASHYNFAPAGLWWWTGPVPRK; encoded by the coding sequence ATGAGCAACCATGCGTGTTCAACCGTGACGGGGACCGCGGGGGCAGGAGTCCTGCGGCAGGTTGCGGGGGGCAGGTGTGCGCGGGGGCTGAAAGCTTTCACCCTGATTGAATTGCTGGTCGTCGTGGCGATCATCGCCTTGCTGATTTCGCTGCTGCTGCCGTCGATGCAGAACGCCCGCCGCCAGGCCCAAGCGGTTGCGTGTGGTGCGAATACCAGTCAACTGGCACTCGCGCTTCGCATGTACGTCAACGAGCACAAGGGTTGGCTGCCGCAATCCCATTCACCGGAGAGCGTCTACGGAGACAGTGTCGGCTCCACCTGGAGCGAGGCCGCCTGGGGCGTCCCGAAGCGCAATCTGTGGTTCTACCTGCTGACGCCGGCCTACTTCGGTGACCCGCGCGCTCTGATCTGCCCCGGTGACCCTTTCCGGGCAACGTTCGACTTTGAAGAACGCAACGAAGCGGGCATGCACGCCTGTGGCTACGGCATGTCCTATTTCTTCCGCCATGCGGGCTCGCACCTCATGAACACGGAGCGCTACAGTCCCCAGCGGCCTGCCAACACCATCCTGCTTGCAGAGGTCGGCCCGGACGATGTGCAGGAGATCACCCTCCTCATGGGGGCCGTGACCGGGCAGGAGGCCGCAAGAGCGTGGCGTGACGGCGGGCGCTTACTTTGGGATGACGGGAACCGTCCATGGTACGCGGGGCCCACCTGGCTCACGGCGCGTCATAACGGTGCGATCAACATGCTCTCGCTGGACGGGGCCGTTCGCCGAGTGTCGACCGTCCGAGCACTTCAAAGCCCAATCCTCCAAAGGCACAACGATTGCTTTGGCCGCGCTGTCGTCGGCGGACAATCCACCTTTGTCTGCCCGTTGTGCTGGGGGAGTCTGCCTGGCTTTGGACAGGCGTCCCATTACAACTTCGCTCCGGCCGGGTTGTGGTGGTGGACGGGCCCGGTACCGCGCAAGTAG
- a CDS encoding dienelactone hydrolase family protein, which translates to MPTTLVATFTLFTLLLGMGTAMTPAEVVTATVAYRHGDVELEGFLAYDNAREGRRPAVLVVHEWWGLNDFAREQARRLAALGYVALAVDMYGKGVLAETPDKARALATAITSDQALWRGRIQAAVAVVKQDARVDPARVAAIGFCFGGTTVLQLAAAGEDVAAVVSFHGSLPPFSAADARRTKARLLILHGAADTLIPDAQVNSFVDSLRAGQIDWQLVYYAGAKHGFMNRAADDLKMEGVGYDATAARRAWAHMRAFLDEVFNGAPESVKPKPTE; encoded by the coding sequence ATGCCCACCACCTTGGTCGCCACGTTTACCCTTTTTACTCTACTGCTCGGCATGGGCACTGCGATGACCCCGGCGGAGGTCGTCACCGCCACCGTCGCCTACCGACACGGTGACGTCGAGCTCGAGGGCTTCCTCGCCTACGACAATGCCCGTGAAGGCCGCCGGCCGGCCGTGCTGGTCGTACACGAGTGGTGGGGCCTCAACGACTTTGCCCGGGAACAGGCACGGCGGCTGGCAGCACTGGGCTACGTGGCGCTGGCGGTCGATATGTATGGCAAGGGGGTCCTGGCGGAGACGCCGGACAAGGCCCGCGCCCTCGCGACCGCAATCACATCCGACCAGGCCTTGTGGCGCGGCCGCATCCAAGCTGCCGTCGCAGTCGTGAAGCAGGATGCACGCGTGGACCCGGCCCGGGTGGCAGCAATCGGTTTTTGCTTCGGCGGCACTACCGTGCTGCAATTGGCGGCCGCGGGCGAGGATGTCGCCGCGGTGGTCAGTTTCCACGGCAGTCTACCGCCGTTCTCCGCCGCGGATGCGCGCCGGACGAAAGCACGGCTGCTGATCCTCCACGGGGCGGCTGACACGCTGATTCCCGATGCGCAGGTGAACTCGTTCGTGGATAGTTTGCGGGCCGGGCAGATCGACTGGCAGCTCGTGTACTACGCGGGCGCGAAGCACGGCTTCATGAACAGGGCGGCAGACGATCTCAAGATGGAAGGCGTCGGGTACGATGCGACCGCGGCGCGGCGGGCGTGGGCGCACATGCGGGCTTTTCTTGACGAGGTATTCAACGGAGCGCCGGAATCCGTGAAACCGAAACCGACCGAGTAG